One Campylobacter massiliensis DNA window includes the following coding sequences:
- a CDS encoding UDP-N-acetylglucosamine--N-acetylmuramyl-(pentapeptide) pyrophosphoryl-undecaprenol N-acetylglucosamine transferase, which produces MVICGGGTGGHLAVAKALNEELVSRGCRTIFVGSSSGQDKMWFENDAAFSEKFFLPSSGVVNKKGLGKLFSLFSILNLAFKCRKIFKTQGIKAVVSVGGYSAAPAAFAAIISRTPLFIHEQNAVIGNLNKLLKPLAKGFFSSYFKPIFSYPVAERFFSSARLRSELKTVIFLGGSQGAAAINSLALKLAPIFKQKGVKIIHQCGKNALEGLQEEYKKLGLSSDELELFDFDPKIELKMSRADLAISRAGAGTLWELTANALPSVFVPYPYAANNHQVFNAKFLVDQNLAKFCFQKDGEIDADEMLNLINEMDIAQISSKLSGQIDNGGARKIADEILKDI; this is translated from the coding sequence ATCGTCATCTGCGGCGGAGGTACGGGCGGACATCTAGCCGTCGCAAAAGCTCTAAACGAGGAGCTGGTTTCGCGCGGATGCAGAACGATATTTGTGGGCTCTAGCAGCGGGCAGGACAAGATGTGGTTTGAAAACGACGCCGCATTTAGCGAGAAATTTTTCCTGCCTAGCAGCGGTGTCGTAAACAAAAAGGGGCTGGGCAAACTTTTTTCGCTTTTTAGTATCCTAAATTTAGCCTTTAAATGCCGAAAAATCTTTAAGACACAAGGCATAAAAGCCGTCGTTAGCGTAGGTGGATACAGCGCGGCGCCTGCGGCATTTGCGGCAATTATCTCTCGCACGCCGCTTTTTATCCATGAGCAAAACGCCGTGATCGGCAACCTAAACAAGCTCCTAAAACCGCTTGCAAAGGGCTTTTTTAGCTCTTATTTTAAGCCTATCTTTAGCTATCCCGTAGCGGAAAGATTTTTTAGCTCGGCCAGGCTTCGCAGCGAGCTAAAAACGGTGATATTTTTAGGCGGTTCGCAGGGCGCGGCGGCGATAAATTCGTTAGCTTTAAAGCTGGCTCCGATTTTTAAACAAAAAGGCGTAAAAATCATCCATCAATGCGGAAAAAACGCGCTTGAGGGCTTGCAAGAGGAGTATAAGAAACTGGGGCTTAGCAGCGACGAACTCGAACTTTTTGACTTTGATCCCAAAATAGAGCTTAAGATGAGCCGTGCCGATCTAGCGATAAGCCGCGCAGGGGCGGGCACTCTGTGGGAACTCACGGCAAATGCTCTGCCTAGCGTATTCGTGCCTTATCCTTACGCCGCAAACAACCATCAGGTCTTTAACGCGAAATTTCTCGTGGATCAAAATTTGGCCAAATTTTGCTTTCAAAAAGACGGCGAGATCGACGCGGATGAGATGCTAAATTTGATAAACGAGATGGATATAGCGCAAATTTCAAGCAAGCTTTCCGGGCAAATAGATAACGGAGGCGCGCGAAAAATTGCGGATGAAATTTTAAAAGATATTTAA
- a CDS encoding imidazole glycerol phosphate synthase — translation MRQHPISGDIIKLKNELNELEKMDIKPQEAIMSAAQFSALASAVKERGTKASGYFSAVFDNEDYYANVSAYLSQILLEISLKSEKNGISTAANHKLQVAAKNIKDITELLQAQSAIMQKYKRRSFFDKDAARLRAVKTQLAELLKAQSRLDKLLKMQASIISNVILGEFKMAYKFLLYSVFLAKSRGDQLLLAEIISVCDKIAAMIEPVFSGQSLQTGELVYHYLVYELRELKDDFIN, via the coding sequence ATGAGGCAGCATCCTATCTCAGGCGATATAATTAAGTTAAAAAACGAGCTTAACGAGCTTGAAAAAATGGACATCAAACCGCAAGAAGCGATCATGAGCGCCGCACAGTTTAGCGCTCTAGCAAGCGCGGTCAAAGAGCGAGGGACAAAGGCTAGCGGATATTTTTCGGCTGTTTTTGACAACGAGGATTACTATGCTAACGTCAGCGCCTATCTCTCGCAGATCCTACTAGAGATATCGCTAAAAAGCGAGAAAAACGGCATAAGCACGGCGGCAAATCACAAACTCCAAGTCGCCGCAAAAAACATCAAGGATATAACCGAGCTCTTGCAAGCTCAAAGCGCCATCATGCAAAAATACAAAAGACGAAGCTTCTTTGACAAAGACGCGGCTCGTCTGCGCGCCGTAAAGACGCAACTAGCCGAACTACTAAAAGCGCAATCAAGACTAGATAAGCTACTAAAAATGCAGGCTAGCATCATCTCAAACGTGATTTTGGGCGAGTTTAAGATGGCGTATAAATTTTTACTTTATTCTGTTTTTTTAGCAAAAAGCAGAGGCGATCAGCTACTTTTAGCCGAGATAATCAGCGTTTGTGATAAGATCGCGGCGATGATAGAACCGGTTTTTAGCGGTCAAAGCCTGCAAACCGGCGAGCTCGTGTATCACTATCTAGTTTACGAGCTGCGAGAGTTGAAGGATGATTTTATAAACTAA
- a CDS encoding SH3 domain-containing protein: MLKPFLAFFTIFVLVSGATEPSVFDMMGDEQSQKVIKPAPQTPSQKPNLQNKAPSAQNRTPAQAQSAATQNRTPAAQSQTVSNQGGTHLRQPIPQNIAPTNEPELNLKDSQLYERVQPNDIIIKALNAPKQVYVGQIFSFTLSVDIQDNIAVDLQTVLPETENLKWLSSNLRWDNDGKGVYKAQIYAEASDQVVQNPKITVNLKRNGEFFQTANLTLSLPKIVALKSGEKYNHVVAQNLEVKKYKTNKFDDKNLIMIVEVNAQKGNIADFFIEDKDIIKQGVDSTSGEFDAQSGYYFAIFSPEKNSIDFNYFSLAKKDFVSFSLPVVVEDDEISTQIGLNPKQSKFEIYKNIGVYALFGIFLITFLFKRDAIFLVVVVGLGAYILYSYNPFGGATLRQNINVKILPTQNSSVFYTSKAEEKVEILGEREDYVKILLDDGKIGWVKKDDIF, translated from the coding sequence TTGCTAAAGCCCTTTTTAGCCTTTTTTACTATATTTGTTTTAGTTAGCGGAGCCACCGAGCCTAGCGTATTTGATATGATGGGCGACGAGCAAAGCCAAAAAGTGATCAAGCCTGCTCCGCAAACGCCCTCACAAAAGCCAAATTTACAAAACAAAGCGCCAAGCGCGCAAAATAGAACTCCTGCCCAGGCACAAAGCGCGGCTACTCAAAACAGAACCCCCGCAGCGCAAAGCCAAACCGTAAGCAACCAAGGCGGCACGCATCTGCGCCAGCCTATCCCGCAAAATATCGCGCCAACCAACGAGCCAGAGTTAAATTTAAAAGACAGCCAACTATACGAGCGCGTGCAGCCAAACGATATCATCATCAAGGCTCTAAACGCGCCAAAGCAAGTCTACGTCGGACAAATTTTTAGCTTTACGCTCTCGGTCGATATCCAGGATAACATCGCGGTAGATTTGCAAACCGTCTTACCCGAAACCGAAAACCTAAAATGGCTAAGCTCAAATTTACGCTGGGATAACGACGGCAAGGGCGTTTATAAAGCTCAAATTTACGCAGAGGCTTCCGATCAAGTCGTGCAAAATCCAAAAATCACGGTAAATTTAAAGCGCAACGGCGAGTTTTTTCAGACGGCAAATTTGACGCTTTCGCTACCTAAAATCGTAGCGCTAAAAAGCGGCGAGAAATACAACCACGTCGTCGCCCAAAATCTCGAAGTCAAAAAATACAAAACCAACAAATTTGACGACAAAAATCTCATCATGATCGTCGAAGTAAACGCACAAAAAGGCAATATAGCGGACTTTTTCATCGAGGATAAGGACATCATCAAGCAAGGCGTGGACTCCACAAGCGGCGAATTTGACGCGCAAAGCGGATATTATTTTGCGATATTTTCGCCCGAAAAAAACTCAATAGATTTTAACTACTTTAGCCTCGCCAAAAAAGATTTTGTGAGCTTTTCGCTCCCGGTAGTCGTGGAGGACGACGAGATCAGTACGCAAATCGGTCTAAATCCAAAGCAAAGCAAATTTGAAATTTACAAAAATATCGGAGTTTACGCGCTTTTTGGTATATTTTTGATCACGTTTTTGTTTAAGCGCGATGCGATATTCCTCGTCGTCGTAGTCGGCCTTGGAGCTTATATCCTTTACAGCTACAACCCGTTTGGCGGCGCGACGCTAAGGCAAAATATAAACGTAAAAATTTTGCCTACGCAAAACTCAAGCGTATTTTACACTTCAAAAGCGGAGGAAAAAGTCGAGATCCTCGGCGAACGCGAGGACTACGTCAAAATTTTACTAGACGACGGCAAGATAGGCTGGGTGAAAAAAGATGATATTTTCTAG
- the purC gene encoding phosphoribosylaminoimidazolesuccinocarboxamide synthase, protein MQKKELIYEGKGKKMFATDDADLLIAEFKDDLTAFDAQKRGNEAGKGALNNKISTQLFHLLKEKGIPTHLVETLSDTEQLVKKCEIIPLEVVVRNIATGSLTKRLAIKEGTVLSFPLVEFYYKNDDLHDPLVNDEHCLIMGLVKSENDLDRLKHMGREINAILFKFFADRNLKLVDFKVEFGVDKDGNILLADEISPDSCRFWDATTNEKLDKDRFRQDLGNVKVAYEEVLKRILSKV, encoded by the coding sequence ATGCAAAAAAAAGAGCTGATCTACGAAGGCAAGGGAAAAAAGATGTTCGCAACGGACGATGCGGACTTGCTCATAGCGGAATTCAAAGACGATCTAACCGCCTTTGATGCGCAAAAAAGAGGCAATGAAGCGGGTAAAGGCGCGTTAAATAACAAAATTTCGACGCAGCTTTTTCATCTTTTAAAAGAAAAAGGTATCCCGACCCACCTGGTCGAAACCCTAAGCGACACCGAACAGCTCGTGAAAAAATGCGAAATCATACCGCTTGAAGTGGTCGTGAGAAACATCGCCACCGGCTCCCTAACAAAGCGCCTTGCGATAAAAGAAGGCACGGTTTTGTCGTTTCCATTGGTAGAGTTTTACTACAAAAACGACGACCTGCACGATCCGCTCGTAAACGACGAACATTGCCTAATCATGGGCTTAGTTAAGAGCGAAAACGACCTTGACAGACTAAAACACATGGGCCGCGAGATAAACGCTATCCTCTTTAAATTTTTCGCAGATAGAAACTTAAAATTAGTCGATTTTAAAGTCGAATTCGGCGTCGATAAGGACGGAAACATCCTGCTAGCAGACGAGATCAGTCCGGATAGCTGCCGCTTTTGGGACGCGACTACGAACGAAAAACTCGATAAAGATAGATTTCGCCAGGATCTTGGCAACGTAAAAGTCGCCTACGAAGAAGTTTTAAAAAGAATTTTATCTAAGGTTTAA
- a CDS encoding lysophospholipid acyltransferase family protein: MIFSRIKAAYFAVEFLISILLVVFFMWLFKKHIHAVRKFWGRSQRFFGFYSLEVVGKFDERANMIIMNHQSMLDIVVLEEVYPKNLCWIAKKEIADLPVIGQIIHVPQMISVERENKRSLIKLVKDAQDRVEKGRVLAIFPEGTRSHSKELLPFKGGAKIIADKLNLKIQPVVIAGSDIMDVKNFSFKNGKIKIICLDLVDTAEPEWLENARAKMQETLNSERQKAAI; encoded by the coding sequence ATGATATTTTCTAGGATAAAGGCCGCTTATTTCGCGGTCGAGTTTCTAATCAGCATACTTTTGGTCGTGTTTTTTATGTGGCTTTTTAAAAAGCATATCCACGCCGTAAGGAAATTTTGGGGCAGGAGTCAGCGATTTTTCGGTTTTTACTCGCTCGAAGTCGTCGGCAAATTCGACGAGCGCGCAAATATGATCATCATGAACCACCAAAGCATGCTAGATATCGTCGTTTTAGAGGAAGTCTATCCTAAAAATCTCTGCTGGATCGCCAAAAAAGAGATCGCCGACCTGCCCGTCATCGGACAGATCATCCACGTGCCGCAAATGATCTCAGTCGAGCGCGAGAATAAACGCTCGCTCATCAAGCTCGTAAAAGACGCGCAGGACCGCGTCGAAAAGGGGCGCGTGCTGGCGATTTTTCCGGAAGGAACGCGCTCGCACTCAAAGGAGCTTTTGCCGTTTAAAGGCGGCGCGAAAATCATCGCCGACAAGCTAAATCTAAAAATCCAACCCGTCGTGATCGCGGGCTCGGACATCATGGACGTGAAAAATTTTAGCTTTAAAAACGGCAAAATCAAAATCATCTGCTTAGATCTCGTCGACACCGCCGAGCCAGAGTGGCTAGAGAACGCAAGGGCTAAAATGCAAGAAACGCTAAATAGCGAGAGGCAAAAAGCGGCGATTTAA
- a CDS encoding S41 family peptidase, with product MFLFSSVAGAMIFGAIFSANLNAKATEDGSNSKLQSLSKLTKTISTIEKYYVDDLQFKEIVDKAIEGLLNNLDAHSGFLNEKAFKDMQVQTNGEFGGLGITVGMKDGALTVISPIENTPADKAGIKSGDIILRIDGNATLGTTIDEAVNKMRGKPKTPITITIVRKGEQKPFDVKLVRDIISVESVYAKMIEKDNILYLRVTNFDKHVTEKAEEFIKKYPKAEGIVLDLRNNPGGLLNQAVGLTNLFIDSGVIVSQKGRNESENSEFKAARANKITNLPLAVLVNGGSASASEIVSGSLQDHKRAVVIGEKTFGKGSVQIILPVDDKEAIRLTIARYYLPSGRTIQATGVEPDIVVFPGKVPQQDENAFSIKESELKKHLTNELSKIDGNGDKNATKTADNKKIITEANVNDDIQLKSAIDAIKILQLK from the coding sequence ATGTTTTTGTTTTCGAGCGTTGCGGGCGCGATGATTTTCGGAGCTATTTTTAGCGCAAATTTAAATGCTAAAGCCACCGAGGACGGCTCAAATTCTAAACTACAATCGCTCTCAAAACTTACAAAAACCATTTCTACTATCGAAAAATACTATGTTGATGATTTACAGTTTAAAGAGATCGTGGATAAAGCTATAGAGGGGCTTTTGAACAACCTCGACGCGCATTCCGGATTTTTAAACGAAAAGGCGTTTAAAGATATGCAAGTGCAGACAAACGGGGAATTTGGCGGCCTTGGCATCACGGTCGGTATGAAAGACGGCGCGCTAACCGTCATCTCGCCTATCGAAAATACGCCTGCGGATAAAGCCGGCATAAAAAGCGGCGACATCATCCTTCGCATCGACGGAAACGCGACTCTAGGCACTACCATAGACGAAGCGGTAAATAAAATGCGCGGCAAACCAAAGACGCCTATCACGATAACTATCGTGCGAAAAGGCGAGCAAAAGCCGTTTGACGTCAAGCTCGTGCGTGACATCATCTCAGTCGAGTCCGTTTACGCAAAGATGATCGAAAAAGACAACATCCTCTATCTTCGCGTGACGAATTTTGACAAGCACGTAACCGAAAAGGCCGAGGAATTTATCAAAAAATACCCAAAAGCGGAAGGTATCGTACTAGACCTTCGAAATAACCCGGGCGGACTTTTAAACCAAGCGGTCGGATTAACAAATTTGTTTATAGATAGCGGCGTGATCGTATCTCAAAAGGGCAGAAACGAGAGCGAAAATAGCGAATTTAAAGCCGCGAGAGCAAATAAAATCACAAATTTACCGCTTGCGGTGCTAGTTAACGGCGGAAGCGCGAGCGCGAGCGAGATCGTGAGCGGATCGCTACAAGACCACAAACGCGCCGTCGTTATCGGAGAAAAGACGTTCGGTAAAGGCAGCGTGCAGATCATCCTTCCAGTCGATGACAAAGAGGCTATTCGCCTAACGATAGCTCGCTACTACCTGCCTAGCGGCCGCACCATACAAGCAACCGGCGTAGAGCCTGATATCGTCGTATTTCCGGGCAAAGTACCTCAGCAGGACGAAAATGCGTTTTCTATAAAAGAGAGCGAACTAAAAAAACACCTAACCAACGAACTAAGTAAAATCGACGGTAACGGCGATAAAAACGCGACCAAAACCGCCGACAACAAAAAGATAATAACCGAGGCTAACGTAAACGACGATATACAACTAAAATCGGCGATTGACGCGATCAAAATTTTACAGCTAAAATAA
- the purQ gene encoding phosphoribosylformylglycinamidine synthase subunit PurQ: protein MKVAIVLFPGTNCEQDTKYAFELLGCQTQIIWHKESEINADLIVLPGGFSYGDYLRTAAIAKFSPAMSAVVKHAQKGGYVLGICNGFQMLCELKLLAGAMRRNENLSFISKYHYLKVVSNANKFLSNLSVGEIVNIPIAHGEGNFYADEATLKGLYDNDQVLLKYCDANGAALNPNGSVDEVAGICDKNKKIFGLMPHPERACEKFLGTDDGLKMLKGLVC, encoded by the coding sequence ATGAAAGTCGCCATCGTTTTGTTTCCAGGCACGAACTGCGAGCAAGATACAAAGTACGCTTTTGAGCTTTTGGGTTGCCAGACGCAGATAATCTGGCACAAAGAAAGCGAGATAAATGCCGATCTAATCGTACTTCCGGGCGGATTTAGCTACGGCGACTACCTGCGCACGGCGGCTATCGCTAAATTTAGCCCCGCGATGAGCGCAGTCGTAAAACACGCCCAAAAAGGCGGATACGTGCTTGGAATTTGCAACGGCTTTCAGATGCTGTGCGAGCTAAAACTGCTTGCAGGAGCGATGAGACGAAACGAAAATTTAAGCTTCATCTCAAAATACCACTATCTAAAAGTGGTCTCAAACGCAAATAAATTTCTCTCAAATTTAAGCGTCGGCGAGATCGTAAATATACCGATAGCTCACGGCGAGGGCAACTTTTACGCCGACGAGGCGACGCTAAAAGGCCTCTACGACAACGATCAGGTGCTGCTAAAATACTGCGACGCAAACGGCGCCGCGCTAAATCCAAACGGCTCGGTCGACGAGGTAGCTGGAATTTGCGATAAGAACAAAAAGATATTCGGCCTCATGCCTCACCCTGAGCGCGCCTGCGAGAAGTTTTTAGGCACGGACGACGGACTAAAGATGCTAAAAGGGCTAGTTTGCTAA
- the purS gene encoding phosphoribosylformylglycinamidine synthase subunit PurS, protein MKAIINVSLKNGVLDPQGKAVEHALGSLGFNNISGVRIGKQIVLDINAASKDEARKELTKMCEELLANTVIEDYEINLNDKCESAK, encoded by the coding sequence ATGAAAGCTATCATCAACGTATCCCTAAAAAACGGCGTTTTGGACCCGCAAGGAAAGGCTGTCGAGCACGCGCTCGGTTCGCTTGGATTTAACAACATAAGCGGCGTGCGAATAGGCAAACAAATCGTGCTGGATATAAACGCCGCAAGCAAAGACGAAGCGCGCAAGGAGCTCACCAAAATGTGCGAGGAACTGCTCGCAAACACCGTCATCGAGGACTACGAGATAAATTTGAACGATAAATGCGAGAGCGCAAAATGA
- a CDS encoding PAS domain-containing protein — protein MNGSKEYFVKEEDFIVSKTDLKGRITYCNQPFLKIVGATQEQLLHKPHNIIRHPDMPRIVFKLLWERIKAKQEIFAFVKNKSFDSGFYWVFANITASLDANGEIIGYYSVRRKPNPEGVKFIEGVYRRLLEAEKSGGMEASGKLLGQILAGAGVSYDELVHKLQRGQI, from the coding sequence GTGAACGGAAGTAAAGAATATTTCGTAAAAGAAGAAGATTTTATCGTATCGAAAACCGATCTAAAGGGCAGGATAACCTACTGCAATCAGCCGTTTTTAAAGATCGTAGGCGCTACGCAAGAGCAGCTTTTGCACAAGCCGCACAACATCATTAGGCACCCCGATATGCCGCGCATCGTGTTTAAGCTACTGTGGGAGCGTATAAAGGCGAAGCAAGAGATATTTGCGTTCGTTAAAAACAAGAGCTTTGACAGCGGATTTTACTGGGTATTTGCTAACATTACGGCTTCGCTAGACGCTAACGGCGAGATCATCGGCTACTACTCCGTTCGCCGCAAACCAAACCCTGAGGGCGTCAAATTTATCGAAGGCGTATATAGACGGCTGCTTGAGGCTGAAAAAAGCGGCGGCATGGAGGCTTCCGGCAAGCTGCTGGGGCAAATTTTAGCCGGCGCCGGCGTCAGCTACGACGAGTTGGTACATAAACTTCAGCGAGGACAGATATGA
- the htpG gene encoding molecular chaperone HtpG translates to MSEKFEFQTEVNELLNLMIHSLYSNKEIFLRELISNASDALDKLNYLCLTDDAYKSLSYSPRIDIKIDKEKKTLTISDNGIGMDKEELINNLGTIARSGTKGFLDKLSGQAKKDSALIGQFGVGFYSAFMVADKIEVVSKKALGEEAFMWSSDAKTYEISPAQKDSHGTSITLYLKDGEFAEPYRIENIVKKYSNHIPYPIFADKEEYVPPKEGEKEGSYETKNVQINKASALWKMSKSALKDADYNDFYKQISHDSEDPLLYVHTKAEGKIEYTTLFFVPASEPFDLFRVDYQSGVKLYVKSVFISDDAKEMLPPYLRFVRGIIDVEDLPLNVSREILQENSIMRSVKEQSVKKILGELAKLKEKDREKYIKFYKIFGKVIKEGLYGFSSEKEQILDLCLFKSSKREGLVSLKEYKDAMKEGQKSIYYISGNNETMLRNSPLLESFKAEGIEVLIMDEEIDSIVMPMVQDYDKTPIKAVNHTDIDAEIKPEKSEADEGKFAALLAKMKEILKDEVKDVKLSSRLSQSPAVIVYDKNDPDYATQMMLKQMGHSAGKILPILEINPKHELFEKLSQNEAMIYDAAELLLDMAKLNEGVAIDDPSAFSKKLTKILLKAI, encoded by the coding sequence ATGAGCGAAAAATTTGAATTTCAAACCGAGGTAAACGAGCTGTTAAATTTGATGATACACTCGCTTTACTCGAACAAAGAGATATTTTTGCGCGAGCTCATCTCAAACGCAAGCGATGCGCTGGATAAGCTAAACTACCTATGTCTCACGGACGACGCATACAAAAGTCTAAGTTACTCCCCACGAATCGATATCAAAATAGACAAAGAAAAAAAGACGCTAACGATTAGCGATAACGGCATAGGTATGGATAAAGAGGAACTGATAAACAACCTCGGTACCATCGCTAGAAGCGGTACGAAGGGCTTTTTGGACAAGCTAAGCGGCCAAGCTAAAAAAGATAGCGCGCTCATCGGACAGTTTGGCGTCGGGTTTTATTCGGCATTTATGGTTGCGGATAAGATCGAAGTCGTGAGCAAAAAGGCGCTTGGCGAGGAAGCCTTTATGTGGAGCTCGGATGCGAAAACCTACGAGATCTCGCCCGCGCAAAAAGATAGCCACGGCACCTCGATCACGCTTTATCTAAAAGATGGCGAGTTCGCCGAGCCTTATCGCATCGAAAACATCGTCAAAAAATACTCCAACCACATCCCGTATCCGATATTTGCGGATAAAGAAGAGTACGTGCCGCCTAAAGAGGGCGAAAAAGAGGGCTCGTACGAGACTAAAAACGTGCAGATAAATAAAGCCTCAGCACTTTGGAAAATGAGTAAAAGCGCGCTAAAAGACGCCGACTACAACGACTTTTATAAGCAAATTTCGCACGACAGCGAAGATCCGCTACTTTACGTGCATACCAAAGCCGAGGGCAAGATCGAGTACACTACCCTATTTTTCGTGCCGGCGTCAGAGCCGTTTGATCTATTTCGCGTGGACTATCAAAGCGGCGTGAAACTCTACGTCAAAAGCGTATTTATCAGCGACGACGCCAAAGAGATGCTGCCGCCTTATCTTAGATTCGTCCGCGGTATAATCGACGTTGAGGACCTGCCGCTAAACGTCAGCCGCGAAATCCTACAAGAAAACAGCATAATGCGCAGCGTCAAAGAGCAAAGCGTCAAAAAAATCCTGGGCGAACTAGCCAAGCTAAAAGAAAAAGATAGAGAAAAATACATCAAATTTTATAAAATATTCGGCAAGGTGATCAAAGAGGGGCTTTACGGATTTAGCAGCGAAAAGGAGCAAATTTTAGACCTTTGCCTCTTTAAATCAAGCAAGCGCGAGGGATTAGTCAGCCTAAAAGAGTACAAAGACGCGATGAAAGAAGGTCAAAAATCGATCTACTACATCAGCGGAAATAACGAAACGATGCTAAGAAATTCGCCGCTTTTAGAGAGCTTTAAGGCTGAAGGGATAGAAGTACTCATCATGGACGAGGAGATAGACTCTATCGTCATGCCGATGGTCCAAGACTACGACAAAACACCTATAAAAGCGGTAAATCACACCGATATCGACGCCGAGATCAAGCCTGAAAAAAGCGAAGCCGACGAGGGTAAATTCGCCGCGCTGCTAGCTAAGATGAAAGAGATACTAAAAGACGAGGTCAAGGACGTGAAGCTAAGCTCACGCCTAAGCCAAAGCCCCGCCGTCATCGTTTACGACAAAAACGATCCCGACTACGCTACGCAGATGATGCTAAAGCAGATGGGGCATAGCGCGGGCAAAATTTTGCCGATACTGGAGATAAATCCAAAGCACGAGCTCTTTGAAAAGCTATCTCAAAACGAGGCGATGATATATGACGCGGCGGAGCTGCTTTTGGATATGGCTAAGCTAAACGAAGGCGTCGCTATCGACGATCCATCGGCATTTAGCAAAAAGCTAACTAAAATTTTGCTAAAAGCGATCTAA
- a CDS encoding FtsW/RodA/SpoVE family cell cycle protein: MQADKWIFYSCVALITIGIVFSLSLPVFTVLFFNYEPYHFFIRQLVVGAIGIFLMWGISRLDPDKSMVWIGFCLFGFCAIAMGAMHALPSSLVTDAGGAKRWIRLPGFSLAPVEFFKIGFVYFLAWSFARKIDGSKKSLKQEFKLILPYMFLFLIAVYLIAILQNDLGQVVVLALTLIVMMLFAGTSKRLFVIGMASASVLAIVAIFTSEHRILRIKSWWGTVQNMVLSLMPENMANMFRVEGVPEPYQISHSLNAIKHGGFFGEGLGAGVFKLGFLSEVHTDFVLAGIAEEVGVLGILIITSLLLILLFRIFRVSSRSENKVYHLFTLGVGLLISFSFIMNSYGITSITPIKGIAVPFLSYGGSSILALCIGVGMVLMVSKKVKD, encoded by the coding sequence ATGCAGGCGGATAAGTGGATATTTTACTCTTGCGTCGCGCTCATTACTATCGGTATAGTTTTTTCGCTCTCCTTGCCCGTTTTTACCGTGCTTTTCTTTAACTACGAGCCTTATCATTTTTTCATCAGACAACTTGTCGTAGGGGCGATCGGGATATTTTTGATGTGGGGTATCTCGCGGCTTGACCCTGACAAATCCATGGTCTGGATCGGCTTTTGTCTATTCGGCTTTTGCGCTATCGCTATGGGAGCCATGCACGCGCTGCCTAGCTCGCTAGTCACCGATGCGGGCGGAGCTAAGCGCTGGATACGCTTGCCGGGCTTTTCTCTAGCGCCGGTTGAGTTTTTTAAGATCGGTTTTGTTTACTTTTTGGCATGGAGTTTTGCGCGCAAGATCGATGGCAGCAAAAAGAGCCTAAAGCAGGAATTTAAGCTCATTTTGCCTTATATGTTTTTGTTTTTGATAGCCGTTTATCTTATCGCTATCCTTCAAAACGACCTCGGCCAAGTCGTCGTTTTGGCGCTTACGCTTATCGTTATGATGCTTTTTGCCGGCACTAGCAAGCGGCTTTTCGTCATTGGCATGGCGAGCGCTTCAGTGCTTGCTATCGTGGCTATTTTTACGTCGGAACACCGTATATTACGTATAAAGTCGTGGTGGGGTACGGTGCAAAATATGGTCCTTTCTCTTATGCCCGAAAATATGGCAAATATGTTTCGCGTCGAGGGCGTGCCGGAGCCCTACCAGATATCGCACTCGCTAAATGCGATAAAGCACGGCGGATTTTTCGGCGAGGGGCTGGGAGCGGGCGTGTTTAAGCTCGGATTTTTGAGCGAAGTGCACACGGACTTCGTACTTGCCGGTATCGCCGAGGAGGTCGGGGTGCTGGGGATACTCATCATCACGTCGCTTCTTTTGATTTTGCTTTTCCGCATCTTTCGCGTCTCCTCAAGGAGCGAAAACAAAGTCTATCACCTCTTTACGCTCGGCGTCGGACTTCTCATCTCGTTTTCGTTTATCATGAACTCATACGGCATCACCTCGATCACGCCTATCAAGGGCATCGCCGTACCGTTTCTAAGCTACGGCGGTAGCTCGATCCTAGCGCTTTGCATAGGGGTCGGTATGGTGCTGATGGTGAGCAAAAAAGTAAAAGATTGA